Proteins co-encoded in one Bacillus infantis NRRL B-14911 genomic window:
- a CDS encoding 3-hydroxyacyl-CoA dehydrogenase, with translation MNYKNVTVAGSGVLGSQIAFQTAFKGFNVSVYDINDEALDRARDRIGKLKPRYQEDLGASEEEVNSAYERISFHSDLAAAVADADLVIEAVPEVVQIKIDFYTKLGSVAPEKTIFATNSSTLLPSQFADATGRPEHFLALHFANEIWTNNTAEVMGHPGTSKEVFDDVIEFAKAIGMVALPVHKEQPGYILNSLLVPFLEAGQKLLLNGVADPETIDKTWMIATGAPKGPFAILDIVGVTTAYNIANGKGQAGMAESAKLAEMLKRDYIDKGKLGRETGEGFYKYPNPSYMEDDFLDS, from the coding sequence ATGAATTACAAGAATGTAACCGTTGCCGGAAGCGGAGTGCTTGGAAGCCAGATCGCATTCCAGACGGCATTTAAAGGGTTCAATGTATCTGTATATGATATCAACGACGAGGCACTTGACCGTGCAAGAGATAGAATCGGGAAGCTGAAGCCGCGCTACCAGGAGGACCTTGGAGCCAGTGAAGAAGAAGTAAATTCAGCCTATGAGCGCATTTCCTTCCACAGTGACCTGGCTGCAGCGGTTGCTGATGCCGACCTCGTGATTGAGGCAGTTCCAGAAGTCGTGCAGATCAAGATTGATTTTTATACAAAGCTCGGGTCTGTGGCACCTGAGAAAACCATCTTTGCCACTAATTCTTCTACTCTATTGCCAAGCCAGTTTGCTGACGCGACAGGCCGTCCGGAACATTTCCTGGCACTGCACTTTGCGAATGAAATCTGGACAAACAATACAGCAGAAGTAATGGGACATCCCGGCACAAGCAAGGAAGTATTCGACGATGTCATCGAGTTTGCGAAAGCAATCGGCATGGTTGCGCTGCCTGTGCACAAAGAACAGCCCGGCTATATCCTGAATTCACTGCTTGTTCCATTCCTGGAAGCAGGCCAAAAGCTGCTCTTGAATGGCGTTGCCGATCCGGAGACGATCGACAAAACCTGGATGATCGCAACCGGCGCGCCAAAAGGCCCATTCGCCATCCTCGATATCGTCGGCGTCACAACTGCCTACAATATCGCAAACGGCAAAGGCCAGGCCGGCATGGCAGAATCCGCCAAACTGGCTGAAATGCTGAAGCGGGATTATATCGACAAAGGCAAGCTTGGAAGAGAAACAGGCGAAGGATTTTACAAATATCCGAACCCGAGCTATATGGAAGACGACTTTTTAGACAGCTGA
- a CDS encoding carboxylesterase/lipase family protein has product MDSAIVKTKQGFVRGTEGGAATVWKGIPFAKKPAGELRFQPPEPPEAWEGTLEANEFGPVCTQNKDIAAMLGAPADNMSEDCLYLNIWAPAGPREGLPVMVWIHGGAFRAGAGSSPLYDGTSMAENGGVIVVTINYRLGAFGFLHLAGVDSSYTANLGLLDQVAALKWVRENIEAFGGDPEQVTVFGESAGAMSIASLLAMPAAKGLFQKAILESGASQIIPPEQASMIAKAVLQQLGIDDHNMEKLNEVPAEDILKAAERVTAGQGPGMIFQPTVDAETLPVPPLQAITGGAAEGIPVMIGTNHDEGAFFFRPGSAPMPGPARDEAMAKLIGPEAAEKVKRHYPETIEGESQFMTDFVFWKPAIEYAAGQTKHAPVWMYRFDWHIPGHPHVGKAAHGLEIAFVFSNLFYFSRLGVQVDETIQRLSRHMQSAWISFAKAGNPNAAGDDMNWPAYQPLDRYTYIFDSESRVEADPYKEKRELITGRG; this is encoded by the coding sequence ATGGATTCAGCCATTGTGAAAACCAAGCAGGGATTTGTAAGGGGTACTGAGGGAGGCGCTGCCACAGTATGGAAAGGCATTCCTTTCGCAAAAAAACCGGCCGGCGAGCTGCGCTTTCAGCCTCCCGAGCCGCCTGAAGCATGGGAAGGAACCCTCGAGGCGAATGAATTTGGCCCTGTTTGTACGCAAAATAAAGATATAGCAGCCATGCTTGGCGCGCCTGCTGACAATATGTCAGAAGACTGCCTGTATTTAAATATATGGGCACCGGCAGGTCCAAGGGAAGGGCTTCCGGTTATGGTATGGATCCATGGCGGCGCCTTTCGGGCAGGTGCCGGGAGCAGTCCTCTCTATGATGGGACAAGTATGGCGGAAAACGGCGGGGTTATTGTCGTCACGATCAACTACAGGCTCGGCGCATTCGGCTTTCTGCACCTTGCCGGAGTGGACAGCAGCTATACAGCGAACCTTGGATTGCTTGATCAGGTTGCAGCTTTAAAATGGGTCCGGGAAAACATTGAGGCTTTTGGCGGCGATCCTGAACAGGTGACGGTGTTCGGGGAGTCGGCAGGTGCGATGAGCATCGCCTCTTTACTGGCCATGCCGGCTGCAAAGGGGCTGTTTCAAAAGGCCATCCTGGAAAGCGGGGCATCGCAGATCATCCCGCCGGAGCAGGCTTCCATGATAGCGAAAGCGGTGCTGCAGCAGCTGGGCATTGATGATCATAACATGGAAAAATTAAATGAAGTGCCGGCAGAGGATATTTTGAAGGCTGCGGAGCGGGTCACCGCGGGTCAGGGGCCGGGTATGATCTTCCAGCCGACGGTTGATGCTGAGACACTGCCGGTTCCTCCGCTGCAGGCAATCACTGGAGGAGCAGCAGAAGGGATTCCTGTCATGATCGGGACCAATCATGATGAAGGGGCCTTTTTCTTCAGGCCGGGCTCAGCCCCTATGCCAGGCCCTGCAAGAGATGAAGCGATGGCCAAGCTCATTGGTCCGGAGGCGGCGGAAAAGGTGAAAAGGCATTACCCGGAAACAATAGAAGGGGAATCCCAGTTCATGACCGATTTTGTTTTCTGGAAGCCTGCGATTGAATATGCTGCCGGGCAAACAAAGCATGCTCCTGTCTGGATGTACCGGTTTGATTGGCATATTCCCGGGCATCCCCATGTCGGCAAGGCAGCACATGGACTGGAGATTGCGTTTGTTTTTTCAAACCTTTTCTACTTCAGCCGGCTTGGCGTCCAAGTGGATGAAACCATACAAAGACTTTCCCGGCATATGCAGTCAGCCTGGATTTCGTTTGCCAAGGCGGGCAATCCGAATGCGGCTGGTGATGACATGAATTGGCCGGCGTACCAGCCGCTGGACCGCTATACCTATATTTTTGACAGTGAAAGCCGGGTTGAAGCTGACCCTTACAAAGAAAAGCGTGAGCTGATTACCGGACGGGGATAA
- a CDS encoding GntP family permease → MKLTSFKGGIILEATIQVSALGAIVALAVAILLILKKVSPAYGMIAGALIGGLVGGVNITDTVTLMMEGAKGIIPAVLRILAAGVLAGVLIESGAASVIAEMIVKKLGETRALLALAAATMILTAVGVFVDVAVITVAPIALAIAQRAGISKTAILLAMIGGGKAGNIMSPNPNAIAASDAFNIPLTSIMAAGIIPAVFGLAMTYFIARKLVNKGTAISASEVAPQTGGALPPFWAALIGPVVTIILLALRPLLDISIDPMIALPLGGIAGAIVMGKARKINDFAISGLGKMTGVAIMLLGTGTLAGIIANSGLKDVLINGLDAVGLPAYVLAPASGIFMSAATASTTAGTAVASQVFSSTILEMGVSALAGAAMVHAGATVLDHLPHGSFFHATGGSVNMEMKERLKVMPYESLVGLTMAVVSTLIYGVFQLFG, encoded by the coding sequence ATGAAGCTAACATCTTTTAAGGGAGGAATCATCTTGGAAGCCACCATTCAAGTAAGCGCTTTAGGGGCCATAGTCGCTTTAGCTGTTGCCATACTATTGATATTGAAAAAGGTTTCCCCGGCCTATGGCATGATTGCCGGTGCTTTAATCGGCGGCCTGGTCGGCGGGGTTAATATAACCGATACAGTCACTTTAATGATGGAGGGTGCCAAAGGCATCATCCCTGCGGTTCTGCGGATTTTGGCTGCCGGCGTCCTGGCCGGTGTGCTGATTGAATCTGGGGCCGCGTCCGTCATTGCAGAAATGATTGTGAAGAAGCTCGGTGAAACGAGGGCATTGCTTGCATTGGCGGCTGCCACGATGATTTTGACAGCGGTCGGCGTGTTTGTCGATGTGGCTGTCATCACGGTAGCACCAATCGCACTGGCCATTGCGCAAAGAGCAGGGATTAGCAAAACGGCGATATTGCTGGCCATGATAGGCGGTGGAAAGGCCGGCAATATTATGTCGCCGAACCCGAATGCCATTGCAGCATCAGATGCATTCAATATCCCGCTGACCAGCATTATGGCAGCCGGGATCATCCCTGCAGTCTTTGGTCTTGCGATGACCTATTTCATTGCGAGAAAGCTTGTGAATAAAGGGACTGCCATTTCTGCAAGCGAAGTAGCCCCGCAAACTGGAGGCGCGCTTCCGCCGTTTTGGGCCGCGCTGATCGGACCTGTCGTTACCATCATTTTACTGGCATTGAGGCCATTATTGGATATCAGCATCGATCCGATGATTGCCCTGCCGCTTGGAGGGATTGCGGGAGCGATTGTGATGGGCAAGGCAAGGAAAATTAATGATTTTGCCATCTCGGGACTCGGGAAAATGACTGGCGTCGCCATCATGCTGCTTGGAACAGGAACATTGGCAGGGATCATCGCCAATTCCGGGCTGAAGGATGTCCTTATAAATGGGCTTGATGCGGTTGGTCTTCCAGCTTATGTGCTAGCGCCGGCATCCGGGATCTTCATGTCGGCTGCCACGGCTTCGACAACGGCAGGTACAGCTGTAGCGAGCCAGGTATTCAGTTCAACCATCCTGGAAATGGGCGTCAGCGCCTTAGCAGGCGCAGCCATGGTCCATGCGGGAGCAACTGTCCTTGACCATCTGCCGCACGGAAGCTTTTTCCATGCAACAGGCGGAAGCGTCAATATGGAAATGAAAGAACGTTTGAAGGTCATGCCGTACGAATCACTGGTGGGACTTACAATGGCGGTAGTATCTACTCTCATTTACGGTGTATTTCAGCTGTTCGGATAA
- a CDS encoding sugar diacid recognition domain-containing protein — MKFLDGALAQEIVDRTMQIIGRNINVMNEKGVIIGSGDEARIQSVHEGAVQVIGAGRGFEITEAEAGRLNGVKAGINLPITFQDHIIGVIGITGEPEEIRSYGELVRMAAEMILQQAVLMDEMQWDERLKEELTSQLLSGSENLDPLYFERVNRLGIDLDIPRTAIVIAADEQTKSYKWIRDRLEKEDLYVMNPGYIILLKKVITKREGWDHGQTMNQLGDWLSALAGSQGLPCQAAIGQYHPGLEGLSRSYREAVHTLEAGRKLDPQQALYFYEDYKLPVFVARAAELGIAGAFQHHAANLNQHDKKGELQETLRIYIEENGDSSSAASRLYIHRNTLRYRLERIKELTGKDPRSIKDLLELYLSLLHNQLK; from the coding sequence ATGAAGTTTCTGGATGGGGCATTGGCTCAGGAGATCGTGGATCGGACGATGCAGATCATCGGCCGGAATATTAATGTGATGAATGAGAAGGGTGTGATCATCGGTTCGGGAGATGAGGCAAGAATCCAGTCTGTCCATGAAGGGGCAGTCCAGGTGATCGGGGCGGGCCGCGGGTTTGAAATTACTGAAGCAGAGGCCGGGCGGCTGAACGGCGTCAAGGCAGGGATCAATCTTCCGATCACCTTCCAGGATCATATCATCGGCGTAATCGGGATCACGGGGGAGCCGGAAGAAATCAGAAGCTACGGAGAGCTTGTCAGAATGGCGGCCGAAATGATCCTTCAGCAGGCTGTTTTGATGGATGAGATGCAGTGGGATGAAAGACTGAAGGAAGAGCTGACGAGCCAGCTGCTGTCTGGGAGTGAAAATCTGGATCCGCTCTATTTTGAAAGAGTGAACCGCCTCGGAATTGACTTGGATATACCGAGGACGGCAATCGTTATTGCAGCCGATGAGCAGACCAAGAGCTATAAATGGATCCGCGACAGGCTGGAAAAGGAAGATTTGTATGTGATGAACCCCGGCTATATCATCCTGCTGAAAAAGGTGATTACAAAACGGGAAGGCTGGGATCATGGCCAAACCATGAACCAGTTGGGAGACTGGCTTTCCGCGCTTGCAGGCAGCCAGGGGCTGCCATGCCAGGCGGCCATCGGCCAGTATCATCCCGGTTTGGAGGGGCTCTCCAGATCATACCGGGAAGCTGTACATACGCTGGAGGCGGGAAGGAAGCTTGACCCGCAGCAGGCACTTTATTTTTATGAAGATTATAAGCTGCCAGTCTTTGTTGCCAGGGCAGCAGAGCTCGGGATAGCAGGAGCCTTCCAGCACCATGCCGCAAACTTAAATCAGCATGACAAAAAAGGCGAGCTGCAGGAGACTTTGAGGATTTATATTGAAGAAAATGGGGACAGCAGCTCTGCGGCAAGCCGCCTCTATATACACCGCAACACACTGAGATACCGCCTGGAGCGGATCAAGGAGCTGACCGGAAAGGATCCGCGCTCCATAAAGGATCTGCTGGAACTCTATCTATCTCTTTTGCACAACCAGCTTAAGTGA
- a CDS encoding protein adenylyltransferase SelO: MTNSNRTGWKLDNSYTRLPEMFFTSQDPNPVEAPELSILNGPLAASLGLDAEELQSNESISILAGNEMPEGASPLAQAYAGHQFGHFNMLGDGRALLIGEQITPEGDRFDIQLKGSGRTPYSRGGDGRAALGPMLREYIISEAMHSLGIPTTRSLAVVTTGEMIRRETMLPGAILTRVADSHLRVGTFQFAAQFGEKEDVKALADYAILRHYPEIEGHEQPYLELLKAVIRRQASLIAKWQLAGFIHGVMNTDNMTISGETIDYGPCAFMDTYNPETVFSSIDVQGRYAYGNQPYMAGWNLARLAESLLVLLHDDQDQAVEIAQKEISGFMDIYQGNWLEGMGAKLGIFSVEKEDRALVDELLSLMKDHQADYTNTFRALTISRETALEGKPGFAEWHDKWKSRLEKQDRTPEDIKTLMQNSNPAVIPRNHRVEEALEAAVEGDYSVMGRLLNVLAKPYSHAEADEGYCTGPDDDGKGYVTYCGT; encoded by the coding sequence ATGACAAACAGCAATAGAACAGGGTGGAAGTTAGATAACAGCTACACACGCCTGCCGGAGATGTTTTTTACAAGCCAGGATCCCAATCCTGTGGAGGCGCCGGAGCTGTCCATTCTGAATGGGCCTTTGGCGGCTTCACTGGGACTGGATGCTGAAGAGCTTCAGAGTAATGAAAGCATCAGCATTCTGGCCGGAAATGAAATGCCTGAAGGAGCGTCGCCGCTTGCACAGGCATATGCGGGGCATCAGTTCGGCCACTTCAATATGCTTGGGGACGGCCGCGCGCTCTTGATCGGCGAGCAGATCACCCCGGAAGGCGACCGCTTTGACATCCAGCTGAAGGGCTCGGGGCGGACACCTTATTCCCGCGGCGGAGACGGCCGGGCGGCACTAGGCCCGATGCTGCGCGAGTATATCATAAGCGAAGCGATGCACAGCCTCGGAATCCCGACGACCAGGAGCCTCGCCGTTGTCACGACAGGTGAAATGATCCGGAGGGAGACCATGCTGCCCGGCGCCATTTTAACAAGGGTAGCTGACAGCCATCTCCGTGTCGGCACCTTCCAGTTCGCCGCGCAATTCGGTGAGAAGGAAGATGTCAAAGCTCTTGCGGACTATGCCATTCTCCGCCACTACCCGGAAATAGAGGGACACGAGCAGCCTTATCTTGAACTCCTTAAAGCGGTCATCAGGCGCCAGGCCTCATTAATCGCCAAATGGCAGCTGGCCGGGTTCATCCATGGGGTTATGAATACCGATAATATGACGATCAGCGGCGAGACGATCGATTACGGCCCATGTGCTTTTATGGACACCTACAATCCTGAAACTGTCTTCAGCTCCATCGATGTGCAGGGACGCTATGCCTACGGAAATCAGCCGTACATGGCCGGCTGGAATCTGGCCCGTCTGGCGGAGAGCCTCCTGGTCCTTCTGCATGATGATCAGGACCAGGCTGTTGAGATTGCCCAGAAGGAAATTTCCGGTTTTATGGACATTTACCAGGGCAACTGGCTGGAAGGTATGGGGGCAAAGCTTGGGATCTTCTCTGTTGAAAAAGAAGACAGAGCGCTAGTCGATGAACTCCTTTCCCTGATGAAGGATCATCAGGCGGATTATACGAACACATTCCGGGCCTTAACGATCAGCAGGGAAACAGCTCTAGAGGGCAAGCCGGGTTTTGCCGAGTGGCATGATAAATGGAAGTCCCGTTTGGAAAAACAGGATAGGACACCAGAAGACATCAAAACGCTGATGCAAAACAGCAATCCGGCAGTGATCCCGAGGAACCATAGAGTGGAAGAGGCCCTTGAGGCGGCTGTTGAAGGAGACTACAGTGTGATGGGCAGGCTTCTGAATGTGCTGGCAAAGCCATATTCTCATGCAGAGGCTGACGAGGGATATTGCACTGGTCCCGATGATGATGGAAAAGGCTATGTAACTTATTGCGGAACCTGA
- a CDS encoding M48 family metallopeptidase, which produces MLHTFQGETISFQIVHKNRKSAGIYIDGLGHIEIRVPKGTKDESVLKLVEERWDWILENTQEMKDRLQGPKERSYDRDEKFLYLGKSYPIEVTIDAGVEQDYAAVDGDKLRIFVKQPGDEQIQQALKRFYYQQCKALVEKNIQANQQYFKMKPQSIRISDSPTTWGTCDSSRRLTFNWKLAMAPPKVIEYVVIHEMCHMMHMNHDRSFWRLVGKRMPDYKEQERWLALSSWQMTV; this is translated from the coding sequence ATGCTGCACACATTTCAAGGGGAGACGATCAGTTTTCAGATTGTCCATAAAAACAGGAAGTCGGCCGGGATTTATATCGATGGTCTTGGCCATATTGAAATCCGAGTCCCTAAAGGCACAAAGGATGAAAGTGTGCTGAAGCTGGTGGAGGAGAGATGGGATTGGATCCTGGAGAATACCCAGGAAATGAAGGACCGGCTGCAGGGCCCAAAGGAACGGAGCTATGACCGGGATGAGAAGTTCCTCTATCTGGGGAAATCTTATCCTATTGAAGTAACCATTGATGCCGGGGTTGAGCAGGATTATGCTGCAGTGGACGGAGATAAGCTGCGCATTTTTGTGAAGCAGCCGGGGGATGAACAGATCCAGCAGGCTCTGAAGCGGTTTTACTATCAGCAGTGCAAAGCGCTTGTTGAAAAAAACATTCAGGCCAATCAGCAGTATTTCAAAATGAAGCCGCAATCTATTCGCATCTCCGACAGCCCTACTACATGGGGAACCTGCGACTCCAGCCGCCGGCTTACGTTCAACTGGAAGCTGGCCATGGCTCCGCCGAAGGTGATTGAATATGTGGTGATCCATGAAATGTGCCATATGATGCATATGAATCATGACCGCTCCTTCTGGCGCCTCGTCGGGAAGCGGATGCCGGATTATAAAGAGCAGGAAAGATGGCTGGCTCTTTCAAGCTGGCAGATGACGGTTTGA